A single genomic interval of Chloroherpetonaceae bacterium harbors:
- a CDS encoding sigma-54 dependent transcriptional regulator has translation MNPLIYIIDDDPSFRLLLERTLSKDFRIQTFAKASECLRAMETCLPALVLTDYTMPDLNGVELTSIIRQRYPSVAVIVLTGYGSVESAVEALKAGAFHYIEKTHTGAGVTANFTVLRTLISRAIESVSLREETARYKSEVEHLKRKVREADAPELIGNSPAIQALRQMVQQVAQIDSTVLIRGETGTGKTVVARLIHRLSPREATGEFVEINCAAIPENLLEAELFGYEPGAFTDARTTKKGLFEVAHRGTIFLDEIDATSLVVQSKLLSVLETRTFRRLGGNQPIRADVRVIAATNAKIEEKVAEQKFREDLFFRINVVSIQMPPLRELGEDIILIAEKFLSQFSREMNKPIAGLSESAKAALRQHTWKGNVRELRNVIERAVIFTAPGEWIQPAQLALSAAPMPAPVPSVPQFTIPIGTPLETVKLAYIQAVLKECSSFTEAAKMLGISTKALWEIRKRYNIDQLNFSLPNSPTT, from the coding sequence ATGAATCCGCTGATTTATATCATTGATGATGACCCAAGTTTTCGCCTGCTCTTAGAGCGCACGCTATCTAAAGACTTTCGCATTCAAACCTTTGCTAAGGCAAGTGAGTGCCTGAGGGCAATGGAAACTTGCCTGCCTGCACTGGTGCTGACAGACTACACGATGCCTGACCTCAATGGCGTAGAGCTAACCAGCATTATTCGCCAGCGTTATCCGTCGGTCGCTGTGATTGTGCTGACAGGCTACGGCAGTGTGGAATCGGCGGTGGAGGCATTAAAAGCAGGTGCTTTTCACTACATTGAAAAAACACACACGGGCGCAGGGGTAACGGCAAACTTCACCGTGCTCCGCACCCTTATTTCTCGCGCCATTGAAAGTGTGTCGCTCAGGGAAGAGACAGCGCGCTACAAGTCTGAGGTTGAGCATCTCAAGCGAAAGGTGCGTGAGGCAGATGCGCCTGAGCTGATTGGCAACAGTCCTGCCATACAAGCCTTGCGCCAGATGGTGCAGCAAGTTGCCCAGATTGACTCCACCGTGCTGATTCGAGGTGAGACAGGCACAGGTAAAACCGTAGTGGCACGGCTGATTCACCGACTGTCGCCAAGAGAGGCCACAGGTGAATTTGTAGAAATCAACTGTGCAGCCATTCCAGAAAATTTGCTCGAGGCAGAGCTGTTTGGCTATGAGCCAGGGGCATTTACCGATGCACGCACCACAAAGAAAGGCTTGTTCGAAGTGGCGCATCGCGGCACGATTTTTCTCGATGAAATTGATGCAACCTCGCTGGTCGTGCAATCCAAGCTGCTTTCGGTGCTCGAGACACGCACCTTTCGCCGCTTGGGAGGCAATCAGCCGATTCGCGCAGATGTGCGCGTCATTGCGGCAACCAATGCCAAGATTGAAGAAAAGGTAGCTGAACAAAAGTTTCGAGAAGACCTCTTTTTCCGAATCAATGTGGTCTCAATTCAGATGCCGCCGCTGCGTGAACTGGGCGAGGATATCATCCTCATTGCCGAAAAGTTCCTATCGCAATTCTCTCGCGAAATGAATAAGCCAATTGCAGGGCTATCGGAGTCTGCCAAAGCTGCCTTGCGGCAGCACACTTGGAAAGGCAATGTGCGCGAGCTGCGCAATGTGATAGAGCGTGCGGTGATATTCACCGCGCCTGGCGAATGGATTCAGCCAGCACAGCTGGCGCTTTCGGCGGCACCGATGCCTGCACCCGTGCCATCTGTGCCACAGTTCACGATCCCAATTGGCACGCCGCTGGAAACCGTCAAGCTCGCCTACATTCAGGCAGTGCTGAAAGAATGTAGCAGTTTTACCGAAGCGGCAAAAATGTTAGGCATTTCCACCAAAGCCTTGTGGGAAATTCGCAAGCGGTACAACATTGACCAGCTCAACTTTTCCTTGCCGAACTCGCCGACGACTTAG
- a CDS encoding bi-domain-containing oxidoreductase produces the protein MQQLVQNSRSGAITVKSVPPPALKRGMVLVRTCYSVISAGTERSKVELGKKSLLGKAMARPDLVRLVLKQIKEQGLLDTASRVLNKLGTDSAMGYSSAGVVVEVADDVSEFRVGDKVACAGGGYASHAELVVVPKNLVAKVPEGVSLQDAAYTTLGAIALQGIRQAAPTLGESVMVIGLGLLGQLLIQLLKANGCRVIGVDINPDAIALAQLHGADLALVRSEETIKEQILAFTGGYGVDAVIITASTTSNDPVEFAAEVLRDRGRVVMVGVTGMNLPRSPYYLKELEFKLSRSYGAGRYDTNYEEKGMDYPIGYVRWTEKRNMQAFLQLVAEKKVSLQHITTHTFPIEQGEEAYKLITGERKERYIGILLDYGEFELSQTFTHLAPQVAVNGTHTVQPNAKRIAFIGAGSFATGYLIPHLRAIAGVELEVVCNATGLTAESVRQTFGFKRATSSVDEVLGDPHIGTVFIATRHNLHAELVIKALQAEKHVFVEKPLAIDEKSLWRIAEEAEKRPHLKLLTGFNRRFSAPIKTMKSYFRSLQEPISVQYRINAGSLPPDHWTQDLDEGGGRLIGEVCHFIDTIQYLTDSEPVRVYAEMLPTRVRENLLITIRLANGSVGTIQYLCNGDKLYPKERIEIFGGNRIAIMENFKTVVLSEQGAQRIRSFSGGKGHKEEVEAFIDSLDTRSSPISLRSQVLTTLATFRINQSLNTGMPEEL, from the coding sequence ATGCAGCAATTGGTTCAAAATTCGCGGTCGGGCGCGATCACCGTCAAATCGGTGCCGCCGCCTGCCCTCAAGCGTGGAATGGTGCTGGTGCGCACCTGCTACAGCGTCATTAGTGCAGGCACAGAGCGTAGCAAGGTTGAGCTCGGCAAAAAGTCGCTCTTAGGCAAGGCTATGGCGCGCCCTGACTTGGTGAGGCTGGTCTTAAAGCAAATAAAGGAGCAGGGCTTGCTGGATACAGCCAGTCGCGTGCTCAATAAGCTAGGCACAGACTCTGCGATGGGCTACTCGTCCGCAGGGGTAGTGGTTGAAGTTGCAGACGATGTGTCCGAATTCCGAGTAGGAGATAAGGTCGCTTGTGCAGGCGGGGGATACGCCTCTCACGCTGAATTGGTGGTAGTGCCGAAAAACCTTGTGGCGAAAGTGCCTGAGGGCGTGTCGCTGCAAGATGCGGCTTACACGACACTCGGTGCAATCGCGCTGCAGGGTATTCGTCAAGCTGCACCTACACTGGGCGAGAGCGTGATGGTGATCGGTTTAGGACTGCTTGGGCAACTGCTGATTCAGTTGCTAAAAGCCAATGGCTGTCGAGTGATTGGCGTGGATATTAATCCTGATGCAATTGCATTAGCTCAGTTGCACGGTGCAGACCTTGCTCTGGTGCGCAGCGAGGAGACTATTAAGGAGCAGATTCTGGCTTTTACCGGTGGCTATGGTGTCGATGCGGTGATTATTACAGCGTCGACCACTTCAAATGACCCCGTGGAGTTTGCTGCTGAAGTGCTCCGTGACCGTGGGCGCGTCGTAATGGTCGGGGTAACAGGAATGAACTTGCCACGCTCGCCTTACTACTTGAAAGAACTAGAATTCAAACTGTCTCGCTCTTACGGTGCAGGTCGATACGACACAAACTATGAAGAGAAGGGTATGGATTATCCGATTGGCTATGTGCGTTGGACGGAGAAACGTAATATGCAAGCCTTTTTGCAGTTAGTCGCTGAAAAGAAAGTCTCGCTACAACACATCACCACGCACACCTTTCCGATTGAGCAAGGTGAAGAGGCCTACAAACTCATCACAGGCGAGCGAAAGGAGCGTTACATTGGCATTTTGCTGGACTACGGTGAGTTCGAGCTAAGCCAAACCTTCACACATCTTGCCCCGCAAGTAGCTGTCAATGGCACACACACAGTGCAACCGAATGCAAAGCGCATTGCTTTCATTGGTGCAGGCAGTTTTGCCACAGGCTACCTTATTCCGCATCTTAGGGCAATTGCAGGCGTAGAGCTGGAGGTAGTCTGCAATGCGACAGGATTGACTGCAGAAAGCGTGCGGCAAACTTTTGGCTTTAAGCGCGCAACTTCAAGTGTAGATGAGGTGTTAGGCGATCCGCACATCGGCACAGTCTTCATCGCCACGCGCCATAACTTACACGCTGAGCTGGTGATAAAAGCGCTGCAAGCTGAAAAGCATGTCTTTGTTGAAAAGCCGTTAGCAATAGATGAGAAAAGTCTTTGGCGCATTGCAGAAGAGGCGGAGAAGCGACCGCACCTTAAGTTGCTAACGGGGTTCAATCGTCGTTTCAGCGCCCCAATCAAGACAATGAAATCATACTTTCGCAGTTTGCAAGAGCCTATTTCGGTGCAATATCGCATCAATGCAGGGTCGCTGCCCCCTGACCACTGGACACAAGACCTTGATGAAGGGGGTGGCAGACTAATTGGGGAGGTCTGTCATTTTATTGACACGATTCAGTATCTTACCGACTCGGAGCCAGTGCGCGTCTATGCAGAAATGCTGCCGACACGCGTGCGTGAAAATCTGCTCATCACCATTCGCTTGGCAAATGGGAGTGTAGGCACGATTCAATATCTTTGCAATGGCGATAAACTTTATCCCAAAGAGCGAATTGAAATTTTCGGTGGCAACCGGATTGCCATTATGGAAAATTTCAAGACGGTGGTGCTCTCAGAGCAGGGAGCACAACGCATACGCAGCTTCAGTGGCGGCAAAGGGCACAAGGAAGAAGTAGAGGCCTTTATTGACTCGCTTGATACCCGTTCCTCACCCATTTCATTACGCAGCCAAGTGCTAACAACTTTGGCGACCTTCCGCATCAACCAAAGCCTGAACACGGGAATGCCAGAGGAACTTTAA
- the ftsZ gene encoding cell division protein FtsZ, which yields MPFELDRSHLQVGANIKIIGVGGCGGNAVNNMIERGIEGVEFIAFNTDQQALSNSLAQRFQIGKSITKGLGAGFNPEIGKKAAEEDREQISELLRGTDMLFITAGMGKGTGTGAAPVIAGIAKNLGILTIGIVTKPFEFEGRRTMETAERGIEELRRQVDTLIVVQNEKILSFADGNLSIKEAYNLANDVLYRAAKGISEIITKHGHVNVDFADVRNVMTDAGDAVMGSATASGENRALKAAMEAISSPLLDGVSIRGSSRVLVNLTGDIKIRDAQEAMHYIYEQAGSDATIIHGIVEDDSVPGEISVTVIATGFNKTSRKSSSAAEQLRVVRREELVKSVSPQVESKLNRMNAEIFEKQDKRDDTPAFIRLGQLPPEPLEKPTEPEPPEKPKLTPEQDRIRKTNSDTPAFLRKIVD from the coding sequence ATGCCATTTGAGCTTGACCGGTCTCACTTGCAAGTCGGCGCCAATATCAAAATCATTGGCGTGGGCGGCTGTGGCGGCAATGCCGTCAACAATATGATTGAGCGCGGCATTGAGGGCGTGGAGTTTATCGCGTTTAACACCGACCAGCAAGCCCTCAGCAATTCGCTTGCGCAACGCTTCCAAATCGGAAAAAGCATCACCAAAGGGCTGGGCGCAGGCTTCAATCCTGAAATTGGCAAGAAAGCCGCAGAAGAAGACCGAGAGCAAATCTCGGAATTGCTGCGTGGCACCGATATGCTCTTCATCACGGCGGGCATGGGTAAAGGCACAGGCACTGGTGCTGCGCCCGTTATCGCTGGCATTGCCAAAAACTTAGGCATTCTTACTATCGGCATTGTGACCAAACCATTTGAATTTGAAGGACGGCGCACCATGGAGACTGCCGAGCGCGGCATTGAGGAATTGCGTCGTCAGGTCGACACGCTGATTGTAGTGCAGAACGAAAAAATCCTCAGCTTTGCTGACGGCAATCTTAGCATCAAGGAGGCATACAACCTTGCAAACGACGTGCTCTACCGTGCTGCAAAGGGCATTTCAGAAATTATCACCAAACATGGGCACGTGAATGTTGATTTTGCCGATGTGCGGAATGTTATGACCGACGCTGGTGATGCCGTGATGGGCTCTGCGACCGCTTCTGGTGAAAATCGGGCACTTAAAGCAGCCATGGAAGCTATCTCCAGTCCCTTGCTCGACGGCGTCTCGATTCGTGGCTCTTCACGCGTGCTAGTGAATCTGACAGGCGACATCAAAATTCGCGATGCGCAGGAAGCGATGCACTACATCTATGAACAGGCAGGCAGCGATGCAACGATTATCCATGGCATTGTCGAGGACGATTCTGTGCCTGGCGAAATTAGCGTAACCGTGATTGCAACTGGATTTAATAAGACCTCAAGAAAGTCCAGCAGCGCAGCCGAGCAATTGCGTGTGGTGCGCCGAGAAGAGTTGGTCAAATCTGTTAGCCCGCAGGTTGAAAGCAAACTTAATCGAATGAATGCAGAGATATTTGAAAAGCAAGACAAGCGCGATGATACACCTGCATTCATCCGCTTGGGTCAGCTGCCACCTGAGCCGCTGGAGAAACCAACAGAGCCTGAGCCGCCTGAAAAACCGAAACTCACACCTGAGCAAGATCGGATTCGCAAGACCAACTCCGATACACCAGCCTTTCTTCGGAAAATCGTGGACTAA